DNA sequence from the Schistosoma mansoni, WGS project CABG00000000 data, chromosome 3 unplaced supercontig 0083, strain Puerto Rico, whole genome shotgun sequence genome:
ACTTTTTGCCGTACGTTTGCACTTTCCAGTGAACATAGCTTTCCGACACTCCTAAAAAGAATTCTGTTCTTAGTCCGCGCAACCATTGTTCTTAGATGTTCATATGAACGTTGCTAAGAGCTCAATCATTTGTGACATAATTACTATCGATGATCACTTCATCTTCATCCTGGAAAATTTTTGTGGCCTGTTGATCCGACTTCAAATGGATCGAGCGACGATGTCTACGAAATATACGTGCCGTAAACGTTTGTATGTAATTATCAACTTAATTGGAGTTAGAGAATAATGGAatgaaataagtcaaatacgagaatgaatttgagATCAGTATATTTCGTACTCTCGTTTGTCCAGACAGAAAATCAGAAACGAAGCGAAGTCACGAACGGTAGAAGGCAAGCGTGCAAACTTCTGTTCGCTTCGGTTCGCTTCTCACCTACCGCCTTTCATTTTGAATGTTTGGAGTCATATCGACAAGTAAAAAATTGGTGAGTCTGATATGATGATCGAGGTGAGCGATGGATACGCATACGCTGATGTAAAAACAGTCCAGTTCAATAAGCGAATGACTGTGttgggccagtgaaatgtcactgaaccctagccaaatcatccggcagttgggtcactgaatatcgaactgATCATCGATCAAAATGTGactgaagaaaaataaatgaattagtcTATCCGGGAGCTAGAATTGTCTGTGTGGGCTTGATATAGTACCACATACCCTTAAGTTTTACAAGGTATCTCCTGGTTATATCGTACTTAAATATTAGTCACATAATTATCTATCCATTTTTACAGAACATTTCCGAAAGATGTTTCCTTGTTTACACCTTTTATTAATTAATCGCTTCTAAAAGTAGTGAGCTGTCGGTGGTGATCATGATACAAGTCGACCTGTCGGTCGTTACACGAATAATGAAATAAGCAGTCAGCTCTCCATATCAACTTGACGGAACAGTTCTCGGTCAGAACAATGTCATCGAAATGTTGTGAAATATCCTTCATTAGGTCTGAAAGCATTAAAATTGGATTCCACATGGAACGTTAAGAAAATGAGGAGTATAAATTCTGCTTTTGAGGTTTGAACTGACGAGCGTAACATACCCACTGGTGACCTGACTTGAATACGTGATCGAGCACCTTCATCTACAGAGTGTCCAATAAAACTAATAAGGTTGACATAAATGTCGAAAACTTACGAAACTACttatttcatgtatttatttaCTGCTGCACTAACCTAAAAGTTTAATTATTGAAAGTTGGATTGGCCAGAGAGCCCCTTTCAGTTCAAAATTGACGCGGGTAAAGCGTCTTCAACGTTCAGATGTCTGGTCAAAGTGATCTTGATCGTCAAATCGAACAATTAAGGGCATGTAAACTTATTACGGAAGACGAAGTAAAAGCTCTATGTGCAAAAGCCAGGGAGATCCTTATTGAAGAAAGCAATGTGCAGTGCGTAGATTCTCCGGTTACAGTAAGTTGCATTAGATTTAGTAACTATCCCTAGGTATGTGGTGATATTCATGGACAGTTCTACGATTTAATCGAATTGTTCAAGGTTGGTGGAGATGTACCGGACACTAACTATCTCTTCCTCGGTGATTTTGTTGATCGCGGATATCACAGCGTCGAGACATTCCTTCTTCTCCTTGCACTGAaggtaaataatttttcttgtGTTCATTTGTGTAGGTCAGGTATCCAGACAGAATTACACTCATACGAGGCAACCATGAAAGTCGGCAGATAACAATGGTTTACGGATTTTATGAAGAATGTCTGAGGAAGTACGGCTCAGCGATGGTCTGGCGACAATGTACTGAGATATTTGATTATCTGTGCCTTTCTGCTATTATCGACGGAAGGGTAAGTAAATATAAAGCATGCTTAAATACTATTTGCGCATTCAAAAAACTGCAAGTTTTGCATTTGTAG
Encoded proteins:
- a CDS encoding protein phosphatase,putative; this encodes MSGQSDLDRQIEQLRACKLITEDEVKALCAKAREILIEESNVQCVDSPVTVCGDIHGQFYDLIELFKVGGDVPDTNYLFLGDFVDRGYHSVETFLLLLALKVRYPDRITLIRGNHESRQITMVYGFYEECLRKYGSAMVWRQCTEIFDYLCLSAIIDGRIFCVHGGLSPTITTLDQIRTIDRKQEVPHDGPMCDLLWSDPEETAGWGVSPRGAGYLFGSDVVANFNQLNRIDFICRAHQLVMEGYRWHFHESVLTVWSAPNYCYRCGNVAAILRLNDRLDKEFSIFEASLQDARGIPARRPIPDYFL